From Pedobacter aquae:
GTAGAAACGCAGCTTTTGCAGATTTTAAATCAAACTTACTTGCTTCAAGTAATAATTCTGCCTCGCGGATATCAGGTCTGTTTTCAAGAAGTTGTGAGGGTAAGCCAGTTTTAATTTGACTAGGAACATCAGCTAAAAGGATTTCCTTTACTCTTTCAACTTTTTGGGGAAATCTCCCTAACAAAAAATTTATTCGATTTTCAAATTCTACAATTTGCTGTAATAACTCTTTCTCAATTGCTTGGGTGTTTAGCAGTTGAGCCTGAAATTGCTGCACAGCTAATTCATTTGTTCTACCTGTTTCTTTTTTGAGTTTTATGGTCTCTAAAGCATCTTTTTGCCTTTGAATAGTTTGCTGAATAATTTCTAACTCATGATCTAGCGCAAGCAATTCATAATAAGAAGTGGCAATATCTGAAACTAATGAAGCAGTAACACCTTTAGCCCCCTCTGCACTTGCAAGAAATTGATTAATAGCTGATTTTTGCTTGCTTTTTAATTTTTTCCAAAGATCTATTTCCCAACTTGCCTGAAAACCAAGAAAGATATCAGGTAAGTTAATAGGTACTATCCTACCCGGTGTCATTTCTGTAGCAATATTTCCAGCCCCATCCATAGTATAACGTCCAAAACGACGGATACCGCCATTAGTCCCTGCATTAACCTGAGGAATTAGGCTAGCTTTTGCATTTGTAACACCCGCTCTAGCAATTTCAATTTTTTGAATGGCGATGTTAAGATCATGGTTATTTACTAAAGCAGTATCAATAAGACCGCTTAATATAGGGTCGTTGAAATAGTCTCGCCAATTTATTTTCGATATTTCAGAACTATCTGAAACCTTATAAAAACTAGGAGGCAATGTTTTTTTTTGTATGGATAAATTTGTGTCTAAGGTTTTACAAGCATTAAATATCATACCCGTAAATAAACACAAGCCTACATATATTCCTTTAATTTTCATTTTCAAGGATTTAAATTTTCAGTAAAAGGTTTTTCATCATTTCTATTGGAGCTAAATTTCTCAGCTATTTTTGCGAAAGCAAAATATAATCCTGGGATTAAGATAACACCGCATACGGTACCAAAAAGCATCCCTCCGGCAGCTGCAGTTCCAATAGTTTTGTTTCCAATAGCCCCTGCGCCTGATGCAAGCATAAGCGGAATTAAACCGGCAATAAATGCAAAAGATGTCATTAATATTGGGCGTAAGCGTTGTTTAGAAGCTTCTATTGTTGCTTCTAAAACCGATTTACCTTGGCTATGGCGTTGTGCAGCAAATTCAACAATGAGAATAGCATTTTTTCCTAATAACCCTATTAACATGATCATAGCAACTTGAGCGTATATATTATTTTCTAGCTGAAAAATCATCAGCAACAGCAACGCACCAAATACCCCTGTGGGTAAAGAAAGAATAACGGGTAATGGTAGCAGAAAACTTTCATATTGCGCACAAAGAAGTAGGTAAACAAACAGCAAACAAATGATAAAAATGATGATAGATTCGTTTCCGGCATTTGCCTGATCACGTGATGATCCTGCCCAATCAAAATCATAACCTTTAGGCAATTTTTCAGCGGCAGTTTCTTTAATCGCACTTATGGCATCACCACTACTATATCCATTTGCAGGCTCACCATTTACCAATGCTGAGGAATACATGTTATATCTCGTAATTTGTTCTGGCCCATATATTTTATCTATCGTTATAAAAGAAGCTATAGGAACCATTTCCCCATCCCGATTTTTTACATGTAAATTCATTACATTTTCTGGAAGAGCTCTAAACTCTGGAGAGGCCTGAACCATTACTTTATACATTTGACCAAAACGGATAAAATTGGTAGCATATTCACTCCCTAGGTGAATTTGTAGTGTACTTAAAATATCGTCTACAATTACATTTTTCTGAGCGGCTTTAACATAATCGATATTGACCATCAACTGTGGGAAACTTGCATCAAAAGAAGAAAAGGAGTTATTTATTTCTGGCCTTTTATTAAGTTCTAACACAAAGCTTTTTGCAACCTGCTCTAATTGCTTAGCATCCCCTTTACCTGTTTTATCTAACAATCTTAACTCAAATCCGCTTGAGTTTCCATAACCAGGAACAGGCGGCGGTGTAAAAAATTCAATGCGAGCATCCTTAATTTGTGATGTTTTCTGTTTAAGCAACTCAATAACTTCCTTATCTGTTTTTTCTCTTTCATTCCAAGGTTTTAAACCAATAAGGTTCATTCCGTAACTCGCTCCCGTACCATCTGATAATATACTAAAACCTGCAAGCGTTGAAACTGAAGACACCTCGTCTAAAGACTGGGCAACTTGCTGAATATGATCAACTACTTTTTCTGTTCTTTCAAGGGTAGAGCCAGATGGGCTGGTTATATTGGTATAAATAGTTCCCTGATCTTCATTAGGTATAAAACCGCCAGGAACTATATTGCCTAAAATTCCTGTTGCTAAAAGGAAAAATATTAAGCTACCAAATGTTATAACTCTTCTATTTACTATTTTCTTTATTAACCTAGCATATTTGTTTTCTATACCATTATAGGAATGATTAAACCAATTGAAAAATCTATTCAGCATACCTTTAGAATGCGCTTCCCCATGAGTATTTTTAAGTAGAATAGCACATAATGCTGGGGTTAGTGTTAAGGCAATTATACCAGACAGAACAATAGCAACTGCCATTGTTAAAGAAAATTCTCTGTAAAAAATACCTGTAGGACCAGATATAAAAGATACCGGAATAAAAACAGCAGACATCACTAAGGTGATGGCTATAATGGCTCCAGTTATTTCATGCATAGCCAATTCTGTTGCCAAACGTGGTTTAACATTGCCATTGCTCATTTTAACATGGACGGCTTCTACTACCACAATAGCATTATCAACCACAATACCTATGGCCAGTACTAAAGCAAATAAGGTAATTAAATTCAAAGAAAAGCCCATCAGCTGCATGGCCAAAAGTGTACCTATTAAAGAAACTGGAACTGTTAGAATAGGTATTAATGTAGAGCGCCAGTCTTGAAGAAAAATAAAGACCACAAGCGCAACCAGAATGAATGCCTCAATTAGTGTCTTTATAACTTCTGATACGGAAGCGTCTAAGAAAGCAGAAACATCATAACTTACTGTATATTCCATACCAGCAGGGAAATTTACTTTCAGTTCTTCCATGCGGTTTTTGATGTTGCTAATTACTTCACGAGCGTTACTACCTGGCCTTTGCTTTAGCATAATGGCAGCAGAAGGTCTTCCATTTTCTTTAGAAAGTACATCATACTCTTGCGAATCAAATGCTACAGTAGCAATGTCTTTTAACTTTAGTAATTCGCCACCGCCATTACTTTTGATAATGATATTTTCATATTGCTCTACCGTATTGAATTTTCCGGTATATTTTAAAACATATTGAAGTGCTTGGGCCTTTCTTCCAGAACTTTCACCAACTTTTCCGGGTGCTGCTTCAATATTCTGTTCACGAAGACTATTAACAACATCTTCCGTAGAAATGGCATAGGTTGTCATTTTCGTTGGATTTAACCAAATGCGCATAGCATATTCTCTAGAGCCCATAAGGTCTGCAAAACCTACTCCTTCTATTCGCTTTAGCTCGGCCAAAAGATTGATATCCGCATAATTAAAAAGAAATTTCTCATCGGTTTCTTCATCTTTACTCAGTAGATTTAGGTATAATAACATACTGTTTTGTACCTTTTCTACAATAACACCGGCCTTAATAGCTTCTTCAGGCAGTTCATCCATTACTGATGAGACCCTATTCTGAACGTTTACAGCTGCGATGTTAGGATCAGTTTCTGAACTAAAAATAATTTGGATAACCCCTGTTCCATCATTTCCAGAAACAGAAGTCATGTATGCCATGCCAGGAACCCCGTTGATTGCTTTCTCAAGTGGCGTAATCACAGCTTTCACAACTGCATCTGCATTTGCGCCTGTATATTTTGTGGTCACAGTAACCTCTGGTGGTGCAATATCTGGAAACTGCGTCATAGGCAGTTGAACTAGGGCAAGTAGCCCTAATAAAGTGATAATAAGTGATATTACTATTGATAATACAGGCCTTCTAATAAATAACGATTTCATAATTTTCTGGTTTACCTGTAATTTTTAGTTTTTAAAAGCTTGGGATGCCGAAATCTTTTGGGTATTTATCTTGTCGCCATCTTTTACAAGCTGTATACCTTCATAAAGTATATGATCATTTAATTGAAGACCCGATTCAACCACGTAAAGATTTTCTAACCTAAGCTTAGGTATAAATCGTTTCATTTTTACCATGTTATTGGCATCTACCAAGAAAACGTAAAGATTTTCTTGAATCTCAAATGTTGACTTCTGAGGAATAATCATGGCATTTTTAAGTGCTGTATTGATTCTTATTTTACCACTACTTCCATGCTTTAAGAGATGCTCTGGGTTAATGAATCTAGCTCTAAAGGCAATATTACCGGTACTTTTATCAAACTCACTTTCAGAAGTTTCAATATTTCCCTTGTGCTTGTACACATCGTTATTAGCAAGTATGAGCGTTACCTGGTCCGTTTTACCTCGCTCTTTCGTTTTCGCAAATTCTAGGTAATCTATCTCAGATACATTGAAATAGGCAAAAACTTCCTTATCGTTAGAAATACTTGTTAGCAAAGCTTCTTCATCAACCAAACTTCCTATTTTATTAGGTATCCTATTTATTATTCCATTAAATGGTGCCTTAATTTGGGTGAATGATAAATTTAACTTAGCCTGCAAATTATTTGCTTTAGCTTCTTCAATTTTAGCCTTTACTATTTCAACCTTGGCTCGTAACATTTCAAGCTCGGTTTTTGAAACGATATTCTTATCTGCAAGTCTCCTGGTGTTTTGAAGCTCTATTTCCACAGCTTTTAATTCTGTGATTGAACTTCTTAACATAGCCTGTGCCTTAACTAAATCTTGCTCAAAAGAACTATTACTAATGGTAAACAAAAGTTGACCTTGCTTTACAATTTGCCCCTCATCCACATGAATTTTTTCTATAATTCCATGAATTCGTGAACGTATTTCTACATTTTGAACGGCATTAATTTCTGCAATATATTCCCTATTATATAGGGTATCCTTTAAAATAGGATTGAAAACTTGAAAATTTTGTTCTATTTCTTTTTTTGTATTTGTTGAGCATGCAATAAGAAATGTACATGCAATAACACTCAACATGGAGATTATTTTCATCTTTAATTTAACTTAATAATAATGATAGGTGCAAATAGGCATAAGCATCTTTTTATAAGATGCATGCGAATTAAAAAATAAAGAGCTAAAAAAATCTAACTAAACTTTGGTGGAGGGGGTGTTAGTTCTGGGTAGAAGTGTGCTATATAAAGTTCTTTGTATAATGTCACTTTAGAAATAACAATTTGATGAGAGACAAAAATAAATGACTGAATTAAAGGATCTTCAGGAGATTCATTTACCTCTATTAAAGAAAGATTTTCACTATTATCAGCATCAGAGGTGTGATTTTTATGATCTAAACCTTTATTGTCAAAAAAATCTTTAGCTACCTGCTCAAAAAAATCTGTTATTATATTACACTCATGAAAATTTCTATTGCCTTGAGATTTAGAATCAGAACCTACCAAAGTGTAATTTAAAATTACAATTGACATGATCATCCAACTTAACTGGATAAAGATATGGGTTCTAATAAATCGCATTTCGGCAGTAAATGTAAACATAGCTAAGGCTAGGATAATCAATTAATGCTTGAAAATATAATAATTGACCGTATTTTTACAAAGAGCATAAGGGAGCAAATAAGGCATCTAATTTAACTGGATTAGTAATTTGGAAAAATAAGTGCTAGGCGCCCTAGAAAAAGATAATCATTACAATGACTGAAAAAACGCTAATCAAAAATATAAGCATCGTTAACGAAGGCCAAATAATTGTTACCGATATATTAATTGGTAATGGTGTAATTCTAAAAATAGGACGAAATCATGATGCCTTAGATACAAAAGTAATTGACGGAACAGACAAATATT
This genomic window contains:
- a CDS encoding TolC family protein, with amino-acid sequence MKIKGIYVGLCLFTGMIFNACKTLDTNLSIQKKTLPPSFYKVSDSSEISKINWRDYFNDPILSGLIDTALVNNHDLNIAIQKIEIARAGVTNAKASLIPQVNAGTNGGIRRFGRYTMDGAGNIATEMTPGRIVPINLPDIFLGFQASWEIDLWKKLKSKQKSAINQFLASAEGAKGVTASLVSDIATSYYELLALDHELEIIQQTIQRQKDALETIKLKKETGRTNELAVQQFQAQLLNTQAIEKELLQQIVEFENRINFLLGRFPQKVERVKEILLADVPSQIKTGLPSQLLENRPDIREAELLLEASKFDLKSAKAAFLPSMNLVAGLGFQAFKPEFLFLAPASITYQALGGLMTPLINRNALKANFSYAKANQLSAMHHYQKSILTGYTEVMNQLSALENLKNLHVLKKEQNSVLNTSVDMSTELFSTGRASYLEVLLAQQNSLQAKFELINVNKRQHIAAVNLYKALGGGW
- a CDS encoding efflux RND transporter permease subunit gives rise to the protein MKSLFIRRPVLSIVISLIITLLGLLALVQLPMTQFPDIAPPEVTVTTKYTGANADAVVKAVITPLEKAINGVPGMAYMTSVSGNDGTGVIQIIFSSETDPNIAAVNVQNRVSSVMDELPEEAIKAGVIVEKVQNSMLLYLNLLSKDEETDEKFLFNYADINLLAELKRIEGVGFADLMGSREYAMRIWLNPTKMTTYAISTEDVVNSLREQNIEAAPGKVGESSGRKAQALQYVLKYTGKFNTVEQYENIIIKSNGGGELLKLKDIATVAFDSQEYDVLSKENGRPSAAIMLKQRPGSNAREVISNIKNRMEELKVNFPAGMEYTVSYDVSAFLDASVSEVIKTLIEAFILVALVVFIFLQDWRSTLIPILTVPVSLIGTLLAMQLMGFSLNLITLFALVLAIGIVVDNAIVVVEAVHVKMSNGNVKPRLATELAMHEITGAIIAITLVMSAVFIPVSFISGPTGIFYREFSLTMAVAIVLSGIIALTLTPALCAILLKNTHGEAHSKGMLNRFFNWFNHSYNGIENKYARLIKKIVNRRVITFGSLIFFLLATGILGNIVPGGFIPNEDQGTIYTNITSPSGSTLERTEKVVDHIQQVAQSLDEVSSVSTLAGFSILSDGTGASYGMNLIGLKPWNEREKTDKEVIELLKQKTSQIKDARIEFFTPPPVPGYGNSSGFELRLLDKTGKGDAKQLEQVAKSFVLELNKRPEINNSFSSFDASFPQLMVNIDYVKAAQKNVIVDDILSTLQIHLGSEYATNFIRFGQMYKVMVQASPEFRALPENVMNLHVKNRDGEMVPIASFITIDKIYGPEQITRYNMYSSALVNGEPANGYSSGDAISAIKETAAEKLPKGYDFDWAGSSRDQANAGNESIIIFIICLLFVYLLLCAQYESFLLPLPVILSLPTGVFGALLLLMIFQLENNIYAQVAMIMLIGLLGKNAILIVEFAAQRHSQGKSVLEATIEASKQRLRPILMTSFAFIAGLIPLMLASGAGAIGNKTIGTAAAGGMLFGTVCGVILIPGLYFAFAKIAEKFSSNRNDEKPFTENLNP
- a CDS encoding efflux RND transporter periplasmic adaptor subunit, translating into MKIISMLSVIACTFLIACSTNTKKEIEQNFQVFNPILKDTLYNREYIAEINAVQNVEIRSRIHGIIEKIHVDEGQIVKQGQLLFTISNSSFEQDLVKAQAMLRSSITELKAVEIELQNTRRLADKNIVSKTELEMLRAKVEIVKAKIEEAKANNLQAKLNLSFTQIKAPFNGIINRIPNKIGSLVDEEALLTSISNDKEVFAYFNVSEIDYLEFAKTKERGKTDQVTLILANNDVYKHKGNIETSESEFDKSTGNIAFRARFINPEHLLKHGSSGKIRINTALKNAMIIPQKSTFEIQENLYVFLVDANNMVKMKRFIPKLRLENLYVVESGLQLNDHILYEGIQLVKDGDKINTQKISASQAFKN